The Oxobacter pfennigii region AATACTCCATGGCAAATTCAAGGGTGTATATAAATATCGATAAAAACGGCAAATACGGAACTTTAACAATAAAAAATATGTCCGCCCATCCATTGAACATCTCCCCCGATCAATTGACAGAGCGTTTCGTACGGGGTGATGAATCAAGGACAACCGAAGGCTCCGGCTTAGGCTTATCCATAGCCCAAAGCCTCATAACCCTCCAGGGCGGAAAATTCAGCATCGACATTGACGGCGACCTCTTCAAGGCCACACTCTCTATGCCCTTATATATGTAGGAGCCTAAGTGCTCCACCGCTAAGGGACAGTTCACAAACTTAATAAATAATCCGATATACTCATATTTCAACAGGTGGAAATTCCCCCAAACGGAGGCTGCGCTGGCAGGCAGCCTCCGTTTGCCATAGCAAAAACTCCCTTAAATGCGGCACTCCCACATTGAAATCAAATTTATAGATATGGTAATATTTACTTGAGGTGTTTTAAATGAAAGCTTTTATAAAAGACTATTGCTTGAAAAACATAAAATTCAAGCTGTTTATATTATACGTTCTTAATGTATCGGATATAGTATTTACCCTTTTACTAATCGGAACCGGGATGTATGTAGAAATGAACTTATTGATGGTGGAAGCAGTACAAAGCATGTCATCGAGCTTTATTTTGAAGGTGCTTCTGCCTGCTTTGCTTTTAATATACATTTACCTTAGAATACAAAAGGCAACAGACAAACAATTAAAAAAATCAAACCTTCTCATAAACAGTATATTGGCCATGTATGCAATGGTTAATATGTCCCATTTATTATGGATTTTAATGCTGCCGGTATTCAAAAGAGCTTTTATATAGAATACATTTTAAAATTTCATTTAGTATGTGTATGCTGCGCTGTTTTACGCTGCTTTTTTTATTATATGTTTTTACAAATTTAATTTTTAGCTGTCCGGTTTCTGAATATTTAACTTCTAATTGAAGACACTAATTATTGGAACTAACATGAAAGGAGTGAAAGCTTATGTCACAATTAAATCAAATGGAGCTTCAAAATTTAAGGCATCTCATTGGTGCGCATGACACTGCATATCAGAAAATGCAAGACTATGCACAGCAGTGTGTCGACCCTCAGGTTAAATCATATTTTGAGAAATCCGCCCAGGATGCAATGAAAACAAAACAGCAGCTCATGTCATTTTTAAGTTAAGGAGGATAACTATGAACGATAAGATTATGGTAAATGATGCACTTACTTCTGTCAAAAGCAGCATGACGACATATGCAAATGTTATAGCTGAATGCTCCAACC contains the following coding sequences:
- a CDS encoding DUF5658 family protein; its protein translation is MKAFIKDYCLKNIKFKLFILYVLNVSDIVFTLLLIGTGMYVEMNLLMVEAVQSMSSSFILKVLLPALLLIYIYLRIQKATDKQLKKSNLLINSILAMYAMVNMSHLLWILMLPVFKRAFI